One Gossypium hirsutum isolate 1008001.06 chromosome A11, Gossypium_hirsutum_v2.1, whole genome shotgun sequence genomic window carries:
- the LOC107943123 gene encoding uncharacterized protein → MASDESMTVVSSMPEDELDDIDVGFDHDHHPHPHNLSRLSMCTSSMYEDEDDDDRMGMYMSRLSMESFDADVEEEFFSKELLELSSDSDKEPGCYSLPASPPRRNPTRGLSQQLMEVVKDYASENEALKGGYGRPKGGKNLRKRRVIRERWAGKESKNSGKKKDMDFMVGYSYYSGSFSGESEAGSAGVVVITRPKGGKRSLCMDLEEVKACRDLGFELEHELMLEMPSASRVSLSGSTLDTTSSGGNSPIANWRISSPGDDPRDVKARLKVWAQAVALASSSRHCG, encoded by the exons ATGGCATCTGATGAAAGTATGACGGTTGTTTCCTCTATGCCGGAAGATGAGTTGGATGATATTGATGTTGGGTTTGATCATGATCATCACCCTCATCCACATAACTTGTCTAGGCTATCCATGTGCACTAGTTCCATGTACGAGGATGAGGATGATGATGACCGTATGGGGATGTATATGTCGAGATTGTCCATGGAAAGCTTTGATGCGGATGTTGAGGAAGAGTTCTTCAGCAAAGAATTGCTTGAACTCTCGTCTGACTCTGACAAAGAACCTGGTTGTTATTCTCTTCCGGCCTCGCCACCCCGTCGGAATCCGACTAGGGGGCTGTCTCAGCAGCTTATGGAAGTGGTCAAAGATTATGCCAGTGAAAATGAAGCTCTAAAGGGGGGTTATGGAAGGCCAAAAGGGGGCAAGAATTTGAGGAAGAGGAGGGTTATAAGAGAAAGATGGGCAGGCAAGGAGAGTAAAAATAGTGGCAAAAAGAAAGATATGGATTTCATGGTGGGTTATAGTTATTACAGTGGAAGTTTTAGCGGGGAGAGTGAAGCGGGTAGTGCGGGTGTGGTGGTGATTACTAGGCCAAAAGGAGGCAAGAGGTCGCTGTGTATGGACCTGGAGGAAGTGAAGGCGTGTAGGGACCTGGGTTTTGAGTTAGAACATGAGCTTATGTTGGAGATGCCCAGTGCCAGTCGTGTTTCACTCTCAGGTTCCACTCTTGATACTACCAGTAGCGGTGGCAATTCTCCCATAGCCAACTGGCGTATCTCTAGCCCTG GTGACGACCCCAGGGATGTCAAGGCTCGGCTGAAGGTGTGGGCACAAGCAGTGGCGCTTGCATCCTCATCCAGGCATTGCGGTTGA
- the LOC107943121 gene encoding pectin acetylesterase 6 isoform X1, with amino-acid sequence MKRVLIWVLSLWSVVGIGWSRSEDGLQELKAKDRLLSFLEKDAVSPGANSLMIPLTLIQGAASKGAVCLDGTPPGYHLDRGFRSGSNSWLIQLEGGGWCNTIRSCVFRKTTRRGSSKFMEKRLNFTGILSNKAEENPDFYNWNRVKLRYCDGASFSGEGQNEANQLYFRGQRIWSTAMEELMAKGMRNAEQALLSGCSAGGLASILHCDEFKDLFPSTTKVKCLSDAGLFLDATNMAGGHTLRDMYRGMVTLQGVQKNLPNTCTSQMDPTSCFFPQNLIANIQTPLFLLNAAYDAWQVQESLIPSSADPHGFWRDCKMDHSHCNSSQMLFLQDFRNQMLSAINGFSMSNQNGLFINSCFAHCQSERQDTWYANDSPRIGNKAIAASVGDWFFDRTATKAIDCPYPCDNTCHNLIFNDVTSTITISESTRLTFTPLNLLNAFLITLICVPNASWGFSLDRD; translated from the exons ATGAAGCGAGTTCTGATATGGGTTTTGAGCTTGTGGAGTGTAGTTGGGATTGGTTGGAGCCGATCTGAAGATGGGTTGCAAGAACTTAAAGCTAAAGACAGATTACTCTCCTTCTTAGAGAAAGATGCAGTATCCCCTGGTGCCAACTCTCTCATGATTCCCCTTACTCTCATTCAAGGAGCTGCTTCTAAAGGAGCTG TTTGTTTGGATGGGACGCCTCCTGGTTATCATCTGGATCGTGGGTTTCGCTCTGGTTCAAACAGCTGGCTCATCCAATTGGAG GGAGGTGGATGGTGTAATACCATTCGAAGTTGTGTCTTCCGCAAAACTACTCGACGTGGTTCATCAAAATTTATGGAGAAGCGACTAAATTTTACTGGAATATTGAGCAATAAAGCTGAAGAAAACCCTG ATTTCTATAACTGGAACAGAGTGAAGCTACGTTACTGTGATGGGGCATCTTTTTCTGGGGAGGGCCAGAATGAG GCTAACCAACTTTATTTTAGAGGACAAAGGATCTGGTCTACTGCTATGGAGGAATTAATGGCCAAGGGAATGCGGAATGCCGAGCAG GCTCTTCTTTCTGGATGCTCAGCTGGAGGTCTAGCTTCCATTCTTCATTGTGATGAATTTAAGGATTTGTTTCCGAGCACTACAAAAGTAAAATGTCTAAGTGATGCAGGCTTGTTCCTTGATGC AACCAATATGGCTGGTGGACATACCTTAAGGGATATGTATAGGGGTATGGTTACCTTACAG GGTGTGCAAAAGAATCTTCCAAATACTTGTACCAGCCAAATGGATCCAACTTCG TGCTTCTTCCCTCAAAACTTGATTGCAAATATCCAGACCCCTCTGTTCCTTCTCAATGCAGCCTATGATGCATGGCAg GTCCAAGAGAGTTTAATTCCATCATCTGCTGATCCTCACGGCTTCTGGCGTGACTgcaaaatggatcattctcattgTAACTCATCACAAATGCTGTTTCTGCAAG ACTTCAGGAATCAAATGCTCAGTGCCATAAATGGTTTCTCAATGTCCAACCAAAATGGTTTATTCATAAATTCTTGTTTTGCTCACTGCCAGTCAGAGAGACAGGACACATGGTATGCAAATGATTCCCCTCGTATTGGAAACAAG GCAATTGCAGCATCTGTTGGAGACTGGTTCTTTGATCGAACAGCTACTAAAGCTATTGACTGTCCATACCCCTGTGACAATACTTGTCacaatcttatcttcaa TGATGTTACTTCAACCATAACAATCTCAGAGTCGACAAGATTGACATTTACTCCCCTAAATCTGCTTAATGCTTTCTTGATCACCTTAATATGTGTTCCAAATGCATCATGGGGTTTCAGTTTGGACAGAGACTAA
- the LOC107943121 gene encoding pectin acetylesterase 6 isoform X2 codes for MKRVLIWVLSLWSVVGIGWSRSEDGLQELKAKDRLLSFLEKDAVSPGANSLMIPLTLIQGAASKGAVCLDGTPPGYHLDRGFRSGSNSWLIQLEGGGWCNTIRSCVFRKTTRRGSSKFMEKRLNFTGILSNKAEENPDFYNWNRVKLRYCDGASFSGEGQNEANQLYFRGQRIWSTAMEELMAKGMRNAEQALLSGCSAGGLASILHCDEFKDLFPSTTKVKCLSDAGLFLDATNMAGGHTLRDMYRGMVTLQGVQKNLPNTCTSQMDPTSCFFPQNLIANIQTPLFLLNAAYDAWQVQESLIPSSADPHGFWRDCKMDHSHCNSSQMLFLQDFRNQMLSAINGFSMSNQNGLFINSCFAHCQSERQDTWYANDSPRIGNKAIAASVGDWFFDRTATKAIDCPYPCDNTCHNLIFK; via the exons ATGAAGCGAGTTCTGATATGGGTTTTGAGCTTGTGGAGTGTAGTTGGGATTGGTTGGAGCCGATCTGAAGATGGGTTGCAAGAACTTAAAGCTAAAGACAGATTACTCTCCTTCTTAGAGAAAGATGCAGTATCCCCTGGTGCCAACTCTCTCATGATTCCCCTTACTCTCATTCAAGGAGCTGCTTCTAAAGGAGCTG TTTGTTTGGATGGGACGCCTCCTGGTTATCATCTGGATCGTGGGTTTCGCTCTGGTTCAAACAGCTGGCTCATCCAATTGGAG GGAGGTGGATGGTGTAATACCATTCGAAGTTGTGTCTTCCGCAAAACTACTCGACGTGGTTCATCAAAATTTATGGAGAAGCGACTAAATTTTACTGGAATATTGAGCAATAAAGCTGAAGAAAACCCTG ATTTCTATAACTGGAACAGAGTGAAGCTACGTTACTGTGATGGGGCATCTTTTTCTGGGGAGGGCCAGAATGAG GCTAACCAACTTTATTTTAGAGGACAAAGGATCTGGTCTACTGCTATGGAGGAATTAATGGCCAAGGGAATGCGGAATGCCGAGCAG GCTCTTCTTTCTGGATGCTCAGCTGGAGGTCTAGCTTCCATTCTTCATTGTGATGAATTTAAGGATTTGTTTCCGAGCACTACAAAAGTAAAATGTCTAAGTGATGCAGGCTTGTTCCTTGATGC AACCAATATGGCTGGTGGACATACCTTAAGGGATATGTATAGGGGTATGGTTACCTTACAG GGTGTGCAAAAGAATCTTCCAAATACTTGTACCAGCCAAATGGATCCAACTTCG TGCTTCTTCCCTCAAAACTTGATTGCAAATATCCAGACCCCTCTGTTCCTTCTCAATGCAGCCTATGATGCATGGCAg GTCCAAGAGAGTTTAATTCCATCATCTGCTGATCCTCACGGCTTCTGGCGTGACTgcaaaatggatcattctcattgTAACTCATCACAAATGCTGTTTCTGCAAG ACTTCAGGAATCAAATGCTCAGTGCCATAAATGGTTTCTCAATGTCCAACCAAAATGGTTTATTCATAAATTCTTGTTTTGCTCACTGCCAGTCAGAGAGACAGGACACATGGTATGCAAATGATTCCCCTCGTATTGGAAACAAG GCAATTGCAGCATCTGTTGGAGACTGGTTCTTTGATCGAACAGCTACTAAAGCTATTGACTGTCCATACCCCTGTGACAATACTTGTCacaatcttatcttcaagtga
- the LOC107943120 gene encoding protein ABC transporter 1, mitochondrial translates to MSSFNQLGRLVNGLSLIAREVAKRSQTIEHAKNGDLETLISSSLKNALLSATDLTGLTEGKVREFSKPRPKDSVVYFNSTNDGGGKDVVNYSSNDIARASLTSDEKVDSDKGVSNNGQTIPQERLVNDGLETECESTSDNKRYVDGGEVVKTAAEATVPVKRRRPRERKVPSTTFSRAFGFAALGAGLAWGTVQESAKRLVYGSPNSNEKQSAVSPFLSEKNAERLALALCRMRGAALKLGQMLSIQDESLVPAPILAALDIVRQGADVMPRSQLNQVLDAELGPGWSTKLTSFDYEPLAAASIGQVHRAVMKDGMDVAMKIQYPGVADSIESDIENVKLLLDYTNLIPKGLYLDRAMKVAKEELSRECDYQLEASNQKRFRDMLSGHEGFYVPLVVDDISGKRVLTTELISGVPIDKVALLDQGTCNYVGRKLLELTLMELFVFRFMQTDPNWSNFLYDETTKTVNLIDFGAARDYPKRFVDDYLRMVMACANNDRAAVIEMSQRLGFLTGKESEVMLEAHVQAGFVVGLPFSKSGGYDFRSTNITQSISNLGATMLRHRLTPPPDEAYSLHRKLSGAFLACIKLGAVVPCRELLLDVYEHYHFGEDEGSLSTASVS, encoded by the exons ATGAGTTCTTTCAATCAGCTGGGGAGGCTGGTCAATGGACTCTCCTTAATCGCTAGAGAGGTTGCTAAACGCTCCCAAACGATCGAGCACGCCAAGAATGGCGATCTCGAAACCCTAATCTCTTCTTCTCTCAAAAACGCTTTACTTTCGGCTACGGACCTGACGGGCTTAACTGAAGGTAAGGTACGCGAATTTTCCAAGCCTAGGCCCAAAGACTCCGTTGTCTACTTCAACAGCACCAATGACGGCGGTGGGAAGGACGTTGTGAATTATTCCTCAAACGACATCGCACGTGCGAGCCTTACCAGCGATGAAAAGGTTGATTCTGATAAAGGCGTTAGTAATAATGGTCAAACGATTCCCCAGGAGAGACTTGTTAATGATGGTTTAGAGACAGAATGTGAGTCCACTTCGGATAATAAGAGGTATGTGGACGGCGGCGAAGTGGTCAAAACGGCGGCAGAGGCGACAGTACCTGTGAAGAGACGGAGGCCAAGGGAAAGGAAGGTTCCCTCTACTACATTTTCTAGAGCATTTGG CTTTGCTGCTTTAGGAGCTGGTCTAGCATGGGGAACAGTTCAGGAATCTGCCAAGAGGCTTGTTTATGGTTCTCCTAACTCAAATGAAAAGCAATCTGCGGTTTCACCATTCTTGTCTGAAAAAAATGCCGAAAGATTGGCCCTTGCATTATGTAGGATGCGTGGCGCAGCTCTTAAACTCGGACAGATGTTAAGCATACAAGATGAATCCCTTGTTCCAGCTCCG ATATTGGCTGCTCTGGATATTGTGCGTCAAGGTGCAGATGTGATGCCGAGGAGCCAGCTCAATCAAGTTTTGGATGCTGAACTTGGTCCTGGTTGGTCGACAAAGTTGACTAGCTTTGATTATGAACCCTTGGCCGCTGCAAGTATTGGCCAG GTTCACAGAGCTGTTATGAAGGATGGTATGGATGTGGCAATGAAAATTCAGTACCCTGGTGTGGCAGATAGCATTGAGAGTGACATTGAAAATGTCAAACTTCTATTAGATTATACAAATCTAATTCCTAAAGGGCTGTATCTTGACAGAGCAATGAAG GTGGCTAAAGAAGAATTATCTCGAGAATGTGACTATCAGTTGGAGGCATCCAATCAGAAAAGATTCCGTGATATGCTATCTGGCCATGAGGGATTTTATGTTCCACTTGTTGTGGATGATATTTCAGGCAAAAGAGTTTTAACCACGGAACTTATTTCTG GAGTTCCAATTGACAAGGTTGCATTACTGGACCAAGGAACTTGTAATTATGTTGGGAGAAAGTTGCTAGAACTGACATTAATGGAGCTATTTGTTTTCCGCTTTATGCAG ACTGACCCCAATTGGAGTAATTTCCTATATGATGAGACTACCAAAACAGTCAATCTCATTGACTTTGGAGCAGCTCGAGATTATCCTAAACGATTTGTTGATGACTATTTGCGAATG GTTATGGCTTGCGCAAATAATGACAGAGCAGCAGTTATTGAGATGTCACAGAGACTTGGATTCTTGACAGGAAAGGAATCAGAGGTAATGTTGGAGGCTCACGTTCAGGCTGGTTTTGTTGTGGGATTGCCATTCTCAAAGTCTGGTGGCTATGATTTCCGCTCAACTAATATTACTCAAAGCATTTCAAACCTCGGGGCAACAATGCTGAGGCACCGCCTTACACCACCCCCAGACGAGGCCTACAGTCTTCATCGGAAATTGTCAGGTGCTTTCTTGGCTTGCATTAAGCTAGGGGCTGTTGTACCATGCAGGGAATTGTTGCTTGATGTCTATGAGCACTACCATTTTGGCGAAGATGAGGGGTCCTTATCAACTGCTTCAGTATCTTGA